The DNA segment CTTCTGTCTCGAGTGCCTGGAGACCAGGTCGTAGAAGAATAAGGGAGCTCTGAACCAGGAGTCATGGAAGCCAAACCCAAGCTCTACTATTTttgtggcagaggcaggatggaGTCCATCCGCTGGCTGCTGGCTGCGGCAGGAGTGGAGTTTGAAGAAGAATTTCTTGAGACAAGAGAACAGTATGAGAAGCTGCAAAAGGATGGGTGCCTGCTTTTTGACCAGGTCCCTTTGGTTGAAATGGATGGAATGCTGCTGACACAGTCTAgagccatcctcagctaccttGCCACCAAGTACAACTTGTATGGGAAGGACCTGAAGAAGAGAGTCAGGATTGACATGTATACTGATGGCACCCTGGACCTGATGATAATGATCACCTCTGTTCCATTCAAACCCCctgaggaaaaagaggagaactATGCTTTAATCGTGAAGAGAGCTAAAACCCGTTACTTCCCGGTctttgaaaagattttaaaagaccACGGGGAAGCTTTTCTTGTTGGCAACCAGCTCAGCTGGGCAGACATTCAGCTGTTAGAAGCCATTTTGATGGTGGAAGAACTCAGCCCTCCCGTGCTGTCCGACTTCCCTCTGCTGCAGGCATTTAAGACAAGAATCAGCAACATTCCTGCAATTAAGAAGTTTCTGCAACCCGGGAATCAGAGGAAGCCACTTCCAGATGACCACTATGTTAAGGTGGTCAGGAACGTCCTGAAGTTCTAGTGGCAGCAGGTGTTAGGCTACAGCAAGGATCCAATCTCAGCGTCGCCATAGGCCAGCTACGGAGCAATCCAGAAGCAAAGGATAGATCCCAGAATTCTTCGGCTGCagtagaattattttttaaggggtgttacttttgtttatgttgcttttgtttaactctatgaagctgtgttactgtgcctgtgtaaaactcctgatggtctaataaagaactgaatggccaatagcaaggcaggagaaaggataggcggggttgTTAGGCAGAATGTATAGAGgcaaaatctgggaggagagctagatctagcagccagagaaggaggagggctccaggggccagccacccagctgcacagcaagccacagagaaagagtaagatttacagaagttagagaacgggaaaaagctcagaggcaaaagataaacgtgttaatttaaggaaagctggctagaaactaaaacaagctaaggccgggcattcataagtaagaataaaaaaaaaattcaaaaatcacTTCCATGATTGTTTTGCaatttcctggcttctgtgggtatttCAATGGAACATACATATTTGAAGCTTTGAAGCTAACATCTACAAGGAAGTATGCATCATTTATCTTTCTAGGTTTGGGTTAGGGCAGAGTAAAGAAGAAACTATACTAAAGACCTTTAGAAAAAGTCATGTAGAAACCTATTAGTATGAAGCTTCCTAAAGATAtactaaagtaaaatatttttaattaaataattttgttgATTCATTCATAAACTTGTCATATTCACAGTTCTTTATTCTGTTTGAAAAATgtctaacattttcttttcaatgaagTCTTGTccacaaatttttttttcctggacaaGATGCTTTTGCCTTCATATTTGAAGGATACATATAGACAATATATAGTTGCAGTTCTTTAATGACTCCATCTACTGCCTTCTGTATTGCATATGTTCCAATAAAATCATgtgacatttttatgttttatgtttttccttctatataGATATTCACTACAAGTTAATTTTACCTTTTTGACAACTTGATTTAGAGGCAGTTTAATTACTTATTTAACACTTTGATCACTTTTAAACTTGGTCAGAATGGTTCTAGCATAGGCTTTACTGTTCCTACCTTAGCCATTTTTTGTGGAATGGGTCTTTACCTTGGTCCCACTGGAGTTCCCTAACTACTCATTTAAGATTCTCTTATCTGTTTTTCAGATATCTTTAGTATACAGCTCTGCTctcattcattattttctttaactCACATTGGATAACATTGGCAACAACAACGAAGAGCAGAGCCCTATGCAAAAATGGAGCTATTTTCTGTTAATCTCTCTTTTATCCAGCCCTATAAAACCCAGCTTCAGCAGTCTCTCAGAttcttgtttttctgtctctatgTTCAAAGAACT comes from the Peromyscus maniculatus bairdii isolate BWxNUB_F1_BW_parent chromosome X, HU_Pman_BW_mat_3.1, whole genome shotgun sequence genome and includes:
- the LOC102905507 gene encoding glutathione S-transferase alpha-4, translating into MEAKPKLYYFCGRGRMESIRWLLAAAGVEFEEEFLETREQYEKLQKDGCLLFDQVPLVEMDGMLLTQSRAILSYLATKYNLYGKDLKKRVRIDMYTDGTLDLMIMITSVPFKPPEEKEENYALIVKRAKTRYFPVFEKILKDHGEAFLVGNQLSWADIQLLEAILMVEELSPPVLSDFPLLQAFKTRISNIPAIKKFLQPGNQRKPLPDDHYVKVVRNVLKF